A window of Sorex araneus isolate mSorAra2 chromosome 3, mSorAra2.pri, whole genome shotgun sequence genomic DNA:
tgaaaccccttcagaacccagcttgcttgcatggttgtccttcgtctagtatactgcctattctattcaggatgacatgagtgaacaacttgtagatgacagacagcaggcagattgggcaatagttgccgatgtcgtggatgtctcccttgtacaacagaacggtcctactggttttccactgggacagaaccttgcattcagatagatagcgtgtgaagagtcgggccagtttattgatgagtactggtggcagattcttcaggtgttcgggtctgaccttgtctggaccaggtgctgttcgagttTTTACCAGCGAAATgtcgtgtcggatttcagaagggagaacgttgggaacgacatatcatcctgcggaatttggtatgtgtgtgggtgaacatggctgtcaaagagatccgagtagaagtcgtgaataattttctccattgcctttctggaggatgtgatagatccatcgggacgtggatggagataaatacctcactgggtTTCGGGGGTCACCTGATGGTGTGGGGGCTTCAGGGGTCACCTGATGGTGGAGGGGTTTCGGGGGTCACCTGATGGTGGAGGGGTTTCGGGGGTCACCTGATAGTTTGGGGGTTACAGGGGTCACCTGATGGTGGAGGGGTTACAGGGGCTGCCTGATGGGTCAGCGGCCTCCAGGGCggctctgatggtgctcagggaaccatgtggtgccgggactGAACCCGGGCAGCCAGGCGCGTGCTAGGCTGTGCGTCTCCTCTGCTGAGGTCTGCGTAGTTGCCACCAGCAGGAGGAACTTGACGCTCGCAGCCGCCCCTGTCTCAGTCTTGCCCCACAGTGACAGGCGGGAGCCGGTCTGGCCGCTCGTCTCAGCCGGAGCTTCTGACGGGGCTCCAGAAGCTTCGCTGCCTGGCCAGGCACCAGAGTGGCCCTGCCAGCTCCGCAGGGGCCTGTGGGAGCATTTCAggaccctccctgcagccccgctTTATTTTGAACCGCATCAGCATTCTTTGGATATACTTTGGATGCTTTGAATATATTCTGAACTGCACTGTTACTTCTCAAttccctttcttctcccttccctccttttttttttttggggtcacacccggcgatgctcaggggttactcctggctctgcactcaggaattattcctggcagtgctcagggaaccatatgggatgctaggaatcgaacccaggtcagccgcgtgcaaggcaaacgccctacccgctgtgctgttgctcccttccctcccttaATGCTGCAGTGACCAGTGACCAGGGATCTGCCCCTCCCCGGGGATGGGTCAGGCACTTGGTCATAGCACCTATATGTTTGTTTGTACATTCGCCTGTACAGGCACACCTACCCGTACACCTATCTGTACACCTGCGTGTATATCTACCAGCAGACCTTGTACACCTGTTTATGCTTGTACACCTGCTTGTACATCTTCTTGTTCACCTGCTTGCCAGGGTTCCCACTCATAAAACAACTCCAGGTCATACCCTGgttctcagggctactcccagctcggtTATTGGGCGGGGGGAGCCTCTCCTCAGATGCTTCAGGGACCAAGAAGTCATGGGGCCCTGGGATCAACCCCACAGACGTGGCCTGAGACACCTGCTAGGGGCCCCCCCTCTTTGGTCGCGGGGCTCTTGCACATTTGGGTTATTGGGCAAGTCGGGGCTATCCCTCAGGCCTCTGTAGAATTTCACAAGATGATGTGAGGGAAGTGGGGCGGGCCagctgccggggtgggggtggggggcggcagggagAAAATTCTAGAGAACAGGGCTGCTAGTTTCTGGAGCTGGAGGCAGGGGCCAGCCAATGGGAGACAAGGCTTTCTCCCGGGCCCCCACATTCCGTACAGCGGTCACGGGCACAGTGCGGCCCCCGACGTGCATCTCTCAGCCCATGTTGTGGATTCTGTGAACACTGCATGCATGGGGAGGGGCTGCACGTATGTGCATGGGTGTGGATGCAGCACGTGTGTGCGTGAAGCTGTGTATCGAGAGCACGTGGGTGTGGACGTAGTGTGCATACGTGTGAAGCTGCAGGTCGCGAACATGTGGGTGTGGACgcagcatgcatgtgtgtgacgCTGCGTGTCGTGCAAGCGTGAGCGTGTGAATGCAGCGTACACATGCATGAGCATCTAGAAGAGGGCCTGGGTGTGGCCGAGCGGGAGAGCGTGTGCAGAGCTGTGTCGGGGTGTGACTGAGTGGGGGCCGGGAACTGTGTTGATTggagtgcgtgcgtgcgtgtgtgcgtttgtgcgtgtgcgtgcgGGCGCGCATGcgcgctccagcccaagcatgaTTCTTCCGCCCCTGCCTTAGTGGGCTAAgagggggcaggtgggtggggttCCTGAGCCCAGGCGGACCTGTGGCCCGGGAGCCTCCCTCACAGTCCCCCATGGGGCTCCAAGGTCAGAAATCTCCAAggtccgggctggagcgataggacactGATgaaggcgtttgcctggcatgcagctgacccgggttcgatgccaggcatcccatatggcccgtGAGTAATCCCAGAactcagagccgggagtaacctctgagcaccatggtgtggcccccaatcaaaaCCAATAGAAATCTACCAGAGCAAGCCAGTTCTGGGGTCTCTCACCCTCGTGGCTCACTCGGGTCTGAAGAGGAGACCCCCACAGCTAGAAGGACGACGAGGGGCTCTGGCAGCCACGGAGAGGGGCTCCAGCTCCAGAGGTGCCTTGGCCACCCCTGTCTGCAGGGCGGTCCCTGAGAGAAGACCGCGGGACCCACAACCTCCCACATGCTGCCGGCTTCCCACTGCCCCTGGTGTCCCcgagtgtgtggggggtggcgggTGCCAGGATGAAGACACACACCCTCTCCCACCTGGGAGACCCTGGAAACCCCGGCTCCTGGTCTGGGTCCTGGTGGCGGTCAGTGTGGCCGTTGGCCTTGCTGACCTCACCCAGTGGTTGGCGGGGGCGCCCGGCCAGGGTGAGTCAAACTTCCCACTCCCGGGAATGCGCTTCCCTCACCCCTCAGAGCTCCACCCTCTCTCGGAGACTCGCCTGTGGCTGGGGGTCAGTCCCACTGACATTACTCATCCAACCCCggctgggggctctgctctgcccctGCCATCGCTGCTTTTGGCCGGGTCCTGCCCTCAGTGTTCCGATAGTCCTGGGGCCAAACTGCGCGTTTTGTCTCTGCCCTGTACGTCCCCTGGGTCCTGAGCCCGGCAGGTCTTGCCGTGCTGTTCCCCAGGCGACTCTCATTCTGGAGCTCTGTGCCCTTTGTCCCTGGGACACCGCAGATGCCCTCTGCCAGTATCAAAGACTCGGACCCTCAGTTCCAGCGACCTTCTCTCTCCTGGCAGCCCCCAGCTCCGGCCTGGCATCCAAGGTCATCATCGCCTTTAGCCTTGCTGGTGTCACCCGGCCAGTTGGCCCGAGGTGCCCCGCCCCTGTGCTCCTGAGACTCCAGTGACTCACCTGGGAGGCTGAGAAGGAGAAGAACGGGGGGCAGCCACACGTCCCTGGGTCCCTGCACCATCCTGGCTCCAGGCGCTACCAGCCGAGATCCCTGGGTCTCTCGACCTGTGCCTGGCATGACCTCTGCTTGTGTGGCCGGCCTCTGGGGTGGCTTCCTTTTATAGACGAGGATTTACTGCCCAGTTATTCATCCCAGACATGGTCATTTCTGGGCGGGACTGGGTGCCAGGCCCTGGAGTACCCGCTCAGCAGGAAAGAGGAAGTAAGGGGTCTGTACGAGGAGGCGGCTGGGGAAGTGGCGCCTGGCCTTATCTGGGTGTCATCTGGGCTGGTGTTAGCTCCGGAAGTGGCTGTCCACGATGCAGCCCCCAGCAGGACACCTCCAGCTCCCCAGGTGCCCACGCGTTGGTGGGGGAGTGGTAGGCACAGGTAGTCGGTGGGTCGGCCAGGCATGGACTACAATCCTGGGTGCCGCTTCCAGACTGAGTGACTGTAGATGACTTAGATTCCCAGGTCTTAGTTTTTCTACCTGTCCAATGGGTCCATGAGCGTCTCAGAGAATTGAATGAGAAAGTGTGTGTGAAGCCGTGGGGAGAGAGACCTAGGGATGTTAGCTGGGGTCTTGAAAGTCAGGGCCAGAGGCATAGTGTGGCAGGGAAGGCACCTGTGTTGcaggcagccggcctgggttggagcctcagcaccccatatggtcccccaagctctgccagggagtgacccttgggcacagagccaggagcgagtccGGAGCACAGCAgtgtgtggcccataaacaacaaCAATCAAAACCACAAATACAACCCAACAAACAAGAGACACCCAGGTACTTCCTGTGAACAGAACAGAAAAGCAGTGAGCACACAAGTGTAGGGGACTGTAAGATCCTGCCTccctgcaggggctgggtggaGCAGGGGGTCCCAGGACGCTGGGCCATGTGGCAGGGGCTGGACCACCGGGCtgtgtgctttgttttttttttttgtttttttttttttttttttttttttgctttttgggtcacacccagcgatgctcaggggttactcctggctttgcactcagaaattactcctggcagtgcttgggggaccatatgggatgccggggatcgaacccgggtcggccgcatgcaaggcaaacgccctacccgtgggCTGTGTGCTTTGCTCTAGGACAGTCACAGAGGATGAGTCTCcagctctgtccctctcagcccAGCCTCATTGCTAAGTGACACACGAGTCTGTTCCCGGGACGCCGATCTCTCTAGCATCCATTCCTTCTTTCCTAGGAGGACAGGGGTCCCCAGAGtctctcccaggggtgctcaggctcACGAGGTACAGGGACTGACtacacgccccctcccccacatctaCTTGTGCCTTAGCCCCAGCCCCTGAAGTCTGAGGTTATCCTGACCACGTAAGGGGCCTCTGGGCTGAATTAGTCTGTGGATTCTGAAAAGCCTTTCCTTTCTGCTCTAGATAGGGCTCTGGACTTGGAAGCACGGCGCTGATTGGACACTTGGTTACTGAGGCAACACAAGAAACAGAAATGAAGGTAGgagacggtgtgtgtgtgggggggaggggggtaggcgGTGGGGGTGGAACCTTGCAACAGCGCCCAGAGGACCACAGGCGGTTGGTGACTCCACGGCACTCACGGGCAAATGACGGGGACTCCCTCAGGTTGCCGAGTTTACTCTGCGCTAGCTCAGCTCCGAAAGGCACAAACGCCGGGCATCGTTTCAATGTCCTGTGGGAGGATCCCGTTTAAGAGAGTAAGacccggggctggagggggcaggggacagggctgctctgcacacagctgtCAGCAGGTTTagtccctgacactgcacagggtctcccgagccttgccgggagtgattctgagcagagacggggctcagcctgagcactgctgggtgtggcacactaaacgaacaaaataaacacataatatGACACTCCGAACATGTACGTATAACCTGCCTCTGTATACACATGTCTATGTATATTGTGACACTGTAcccacatgtatatgtataaccCAATAttgtatgcacacatgtatgtacactCTGATACCCGACATGAATGTGGTTGTACAGCCAAACACAGCAATCACACATGTGTATAGCATGAtactatatacacatgtataattTGGTCCTGTATGCACAGCTACATGTATAATATGACAATAATCATGAATGATAACCTGACACTGTTctcacatgtatatgtacatcaCTGAATGACATATATGTACAAAATGGCAGGTGTAACATACATAGTCTGACAGTATGTTCACATGCACATGTATAATATGAcactctatatatacatacatataactaGATGCTGAATGACATATATGTACAACATGATTATGACACTGTGcattcatgtatatgtataatctGACACTCCACACCCATATATGTATGACTCTGCATATATGTATTGTAGAATATTTCACTGAGAATGCGTTGTATCTGACAATGTAGGCACTTGTATGTATAATATGAcactctatataaatatatgatctGACACTGTACAGACATGTATATGAACCTGACACTGTCAGCACACATATGTGAAAATATGACCCTCGAACATGTGGGTATACTGTGACACTTCACACACTTGTATGTATATAACACAACACTGTGCTCACATGTACACATAACATAACATTGTGCATACATGTATAAGTGTGCTCTGACTGTACACATGCATGTAATACAGTCCCATGATGAAGAATGACAGTAACAAGGCAAGGGTGCGCGTCCCTCAGAGAGGAGCCCAGCGTGTATTTATTCTCGGGCTGCACACATGGTGTGAGGTCTGGGCTGGGTGTAGTGCGCATGCAGGGTAGTGGTCCCGCTCCAGTGCCCGTGCGGGGGTAGGGGGCCTGCCTCTAGTgcgtgtgcagggctgggggctgggggtccagcTCTGTCTCCGCAGCTTCCTTTTGGCGGGTGAGTGACGCCCACCATAAAGCCAGGCGTCAGGAAGGATTCTGGGGGCGTGGCTGGGCTTCCCCGCGGGTCCTCACACAGGCCTCCTGGTCATCACACGGCGCTGTCCACCTGTCGCGGGCCCCTCCGTGGCCAGCTCGCCCAGAGCACGGCCCCCATCATGCCCAGCAGTAGGGGCACCTTCAGGAAGATCAGGAGCCGGAAGTGGATGTTGCTGAGCAAGGACCTGAGGGGACACGGGGACATGAGCACCGTCCTCGGGGACAGCCGGAGCTCTCCACTGACCCCTCTGCGCTGCGGCCACACAGGACCACGGAAATGTCCATCCTGGGCCCCCGTCCCTGCTTGGTGGTTGCCCCgagagggagacaggagggcGTGGTCATTGGGACGGAGTGGGCACCCAGGCACACTTCCAATTCGGTCCTGGGCATTTGGGGGAACTGGCTGGGGGAGCGACACACCCCAGGGCCCTTTGCTTGTTGCTTGTCTCCTGCTGTGACCCTCCACCCCAGTGAGCAAAGGCCACCCCAAGTCAGCGGTGACCACCTCTCTCAGGCCCAGTGtctggcggggttggggggacagTGCAGGGACGAGCCCAGGGCTCCTCTGTGCTGCCTGGCTCTGGGGGGCTGAGGGCTTGTTCCGCACGATCTCGCGATATCTGTCCCCTCAGGGGCCATGTCTGAAGCTACCTGAGAACTGGGTCCTGCAGGCGCTGCCCAGACTGGCCATCCCTGCTGGTCACGCCTGAGCCCTGCTCCCACTCCCGTCACCCCCGAGCTCTTGTCATCCGTTCCCTCGACAGTTGCCCCAGGATCTCCCTCTCGGTCACCGGGGTCTGCTCAGGGTGCGAACCCCGAGACCAGGCTGTCTGTCAGGACAGGGCAGGGACCATGAGCTGTGCAGCTGGCACATGGCGGGGTCAGATGGAGGGACACTCACCCTCTGTCGCTGGCCCCTGGGTCATTAGTGGGGTGCAGGTCTGGGGGTTCCTGCCAGGTGGGCTCTGCTGGTTCCAGGTGGGGTCCCAGGGTGGTGGAGGCAGCAGAGGGGGCTGTCGGGAAGACGGAGAGAAGCATGGGTCACATCGGGTCACGCCTCATGACACGTCAATGCACGGCTCACACAAGGTCCCCGggccctctgggtgtggcccgaaacccACAGCAGCCCATGGCCACATCAGACAGGAACTAAGAGAAGGGCCTTTTCTCATCTGCATGTTGGGGTGCAATGAGGCCGCACCCTGAGGTTCCCCGCATCATGTGGACCCCTGACCCACACAGATTCAGGCTCACTGTGACCAGGACCTTCTGGCACCCCTACAGTGCTGGGAGGCCTAGTAACGGCAGCCCCTTTAGGCTGGACGCCCCCTCTGTCTTCCAGGAGATGGCCATGGGGCCACTGCACCTCCTGCTTAGGTGAAGGGGAAGACCAGAAAGAAAGATCTagaaggtcagagagacagatagGGGGTTGGGCACATAGAAGGATCTAGAAGGTCAGAAAGCCATGTAgagggttgggcacttgcttgctcatggctgacggggtttgatcccctgagtccctgcggtgtgatcactgagcagagtcagagcAGCCCCTAACAGCCCTGAGTGTCCAGCGCACCCCAATAAATAGAAGCGTCTGGAGACCCCCAGCTGGAGCCCAGGGTCCCGGCCCGGCTCAGTGTGTCTCTGGACCCAGCGTCTCCATggctgagtctgtgttttccGGGTCACCCTCAGTAGCTTCAGGTCCATCAGGGTCCAGCACCCCAGGAACTggcctgatggtgcttgggacccCCAGGGTCACCCCGGCTGTGCTAGAGGAAATGGAGTGTCCCTGTCCTGAGCCCTCCCcggccttcccttccttcccctgccttAAAAAGGGaagagcacagagcaggtgagGGACCCCCACAGGGGAGAGACCCAGGCCGAGGGGGTGAGTCAGGCAGGGGCtgccagcagggcttgggggtccccTCGATGCACAGCAGCAGCGGCTCAGGACGCTCCAAGGACCCCCGCGACCCTGTCCCCACCCTCTGCTTTGTGCCGGGGAGTAACTGCCTGGTcccagggaagggggcagggggctccgAGTCAACAGTCCCACCACAGGGCTGGGCTCCTCGGGGCCCCCGGGGTTCCTGCAGATCCAGGATGTGACCAggatgctgggggcgggggcagagaccTCACCTGACCCTGGGGATGTTCTAATCCTGGCTTCCCGGCCGGGGGCCTGAGGGAGACCCAGGAGGAGGCTACAGCCTGCACCCTACTTTGGGCTGCCCCACTACTGCGCCCCCTCCTGCCTCAGCAAAGGGTCAGACCGAGAGCGAGTCAGGGTGCGGCGGGCAAGGCCTAGAATGGCCTGAGTGGGCAGGTGCTTGGAGACAGACATGCCCCCAccatgcatacacatgtatacgacacatatgcacacatgcatgtacgcGTGTGTGCATCCATGCatggacacacatacagacatatgtcTTCTCCTGAGGGCTGTTCTGAGGGGCTGTACCTGGGAACACGGACACCACCACCCAGGCCAGGAGATCACTGTTGAATCTAGGCTGCGAGACCCCACACCAGTACGAGCCCGAGTCAGCTTCCGTGAGGTTCTCCAAGGTCACGGTGAAGGTGAGGTTTGCTGGCTCGTCCCTGATGGTCACACGGCCCCTTCTTGCTTCTTGTTGTGTCTCTGACGTCTCCACAACCTTACTCAGTCGTGTCACACAT
This region includes:
- the LOC101554898 gene encoding CMRF35-like molecule 6, with amino-acid sequence MSPWVRASWLPWTLLLTHISAPSAASTTLGPHLEPAEPTWQEPPDLHPTNDPGASDRGSLLSNIHFRLLIFLKVPLLLGMMGAVLWASWPRRGPRQVDSAV